In one Terriglobia bacterium genomic region, the following are encoded:
- a CDS encoding SDR family NAD(P)-dependent oxidoreductase — translation MSPRFADRNVLVTGGAGGLGRAVTQAFLEEGANVIVTYRKQEEFDAFRNPPRLEGFIADVT, via the coding sequence ATGAGTCCAAGATTCGCAGATCGAAATGTTCTGGTGACAGGCGGCGCCGGAGGATTGGGCCGCGCCGTCACGCAAGCATTTCTTGAAGAAGGCGCCAACGTCATTGTGACGTATCGCAAGCAGGAGGAATTCGATGCGTTCCGGAATCCGCCGCGGCTGGAGGGATTTATTGCGGATGTAACCGA